A genome region from Streptomyces pratensis includes the following:
- a CDS encoding NHL domain-containing thioredoxin family protein, with protein sequence MTARARVRAPELIGKGGWLNTGDRQYTLADLRGRIVILDFWTFCCVNCLHVLDELRELEEKHRDTVVIIGVHSPKFVHEAEHQAVVDAVERYEVHHPVLDDPELATWKQYAVRAWPTLVVVDPEGYVVAQHAGEGHAHAIEKLVEELESEHAAKGTLRRGDGPYVAPEPVATHLRFPGKALALPDGGFLVSDTTRHRLVELDADGETVRGHFGAGERGFADGGREEARFSEPQGLAVLPDGRIAVADTVNHAIRALDLATGVTTTLAGTGRQWWQGSATSGPAEEVDLSSPWDIAWFGDRLWIAMAGVHQLWTYDPGQGTVRVAAGTTNEGLVDGPGDQAWFAQPSGLAAAGDRLWVADSETSSLRWLDLEGAVHTAVGTGLFDFGHRDGPAEQALLQHPLGVTALPDGSVAVSDTYNHALRRYDPESGEVTTLATDLREPSDAVLVDGDLVVVESARHRLTRLRLPEEAVRVADQAHRTQRAATEVAAGTLRLDVVFQAPAGQKLDTRYGPSTRLLVSSTPPELLAEGSGPGTDLSRDLVLAEGVTEGVLHVSAMAASCDDDPANEYPACHVHQQDWGVPVSVTAGGVSRLPLVLAGMDEQG encoded by the coding sequence ATGACAGCACGTGCACGTGTCCGCGCCCCCGAACTTATCGGCAAGGGCGGCTGGCTCAATACAGGCGACCGGCAATACACCCTCGCTGACCTGCGGGGACGCATTGTCATCCTGGACTTCTGGACATTCTGCTGCGTGAACTGTCTGCATGTGCTGGACGAGCTGCGCGAGCTGGAGGAGAAGCACCGCGACACCGTGGTGATCATCGGTGTCCACTCCCCGAAGTTCGTGCACGAGGCCGAGCACCAGGCCGTGGTCGACGCCGTCGAGCGGTACGAGGTGCACCACCCGGTCCTCGACGACCCGGAGCTCGCCACCTGGAAGCAGTACGCCGTCCGGGCCTGGCCCACGCTCGTCGTCGTGGACCCCGAGGGCTACGTCGTGGCCCAGCACGCGGGTGAGGGCCACGCGCACGCCATCGAGAAGCTCGTCGAGGAGCTGGAGTCCGAGCATGCCGCGAAGGGCACCCTGCGCCGTGGCGACGGGCCGTACGTCGCGCCGGAGCCGGTGGCGACACACCTGCGGTTCCCCGGCAAGGCGCTCGCCCTCCCCGACGGCGGTTTCCTCGTCTCGGACACCACACGGCACCGCCTGGTCGAGCTGGATGCCGACGGCGAGACCGTACGGGGCCACTTCGGAGCCGGTGAGCGCGGATTCGCGGACGGCGGCCGAGAGGAGGCCCGGTTCAGCGAACCGCAGGGACTCGCCGTCCTGCCGGACGGCCGGATCGCCGTCGCGGACACGGTCAACCACGCGATCAGGGCGCTCGACCTCGCCACGGGCGTGACGACCACGCTCGCGGGGACCGGGCGCCAGTGGTGGCAGGGCTCCGCCACCAGCGGCCCTGCCGAGGAAGTGGATCTGTCGTCGCCGTGGGACATCGCCTGGTTCGGCGACCGGCTGTGGATCGCGATGGCCGGCGTCCACCAGCTGTGGACGTACGACCCCGGGCAGGGCACGGTGCGGGTCGCCGCCGGGACGACCAACGAGGGCCTGGTCGACGGGCCCGGGGACCAGGCCTGGTTCGCGCAGCCGTCCGGTCTGGCCGCCGCCGGCGACCGGCTCTGGGTCGCCGACTCCGAGACCTCCTCGCTGCGCTGGCTGGACCTGGAGGGCGCGGTCCACACCGCCGTCGGTACCGGTCTCTTCGACTTCGGCCACCGCGACGGTCCCGCGGAGCAGGCGCTCCTCCAGCACCCGCTGGGGGTCACGGCCCTCCCGGACGGCTCGGTCGCCGTGAGCGACACGTACAACCACGCGCTGCGGCGGTACGACCCGGAGAGCGGCGAGGTCACCACGCTGGCCACCGACCTGCGCGAGCCCAGTGACGCGGTGCTGGTGGACGGCGACCTGGTCGTCGTCGAGTCCGCACGCCACCGGCTGACCCGCCTGCGGCTGCCCGAGGAGGCCGTGAGGGTCGCGGACCAGGCCCACCGCACCCAGCGGGCGGCCACCGAGGTCGCCGCCGGCACGCTGCGGCTGGATGTGGTCTTCCAGGCGCCCGCCGGACAGAAGCTGGACACCCGGTACGGTCCCTCGACGCGGCTGCTGGTCTCCTCGACCCCGCCGGAGCTGCTGGCCGAGGGGTCGGGTCCGGGTACGGACCTGAGCCGTGACCTGGTCCTTGCCGAAGGGGTCACCGAGGGCGTTCTGCACGTGTCCGCGATGGCCGCCTCCTGCGACGACGACCCGGCCAACGAGTACCCGGCCTGCCACGTGCACCAGCAGGACTGGGGCGTCCCCGTGAGCGTCACGGCCGGAGGGGTGTCCCGGCTGCCGCTCGTGCTGGCCGGGATGGACGAGCAGGGCTGA
- a CDS encoding DUF6458 family protein, translating to MGLGGCILLIGGGAILAFATDWEMDTVNVDLVGWIMMLVGLIGVFVYASIARRRRMIMPPTTTVVTEDERRYQ from the coding sequence ATGGGACTCGGAGGATGCATTCTCCTGATCGGTGGCGGGGCGATTCTGGCGTTCGCCACCGACTGGGAGATGGACACCGTCAATGTCGACCTGGTCGGCTGGATCATGATGCTCGTCGGCCTCATCGGGGTCTTCGTCTACGCGAGCATCGCGCGTCGCCGCCGCATGATCATGCCGCCCACCACCACCGTCGTGACGGAGGACGAGCGCCGCTACCAGTGA
- a CDS encoding SseB family protein, whose protein sequence is MYGYDQNPGAQQQMGGGYGEQPLYPEPSPPSLADAVRAFTTGSLSAEDFQQIFATAKVYCPRGDNPGFLALHNTQQPVIPMFTTLKELRSYAGKESKYFVITGAEVIDLLPTGYGFVLDMEGDHRMVFDAKAVEQMVDFAMRRMYG, encoded by the coding sequence ATGTATGGCTACGACCAGAACCCGGGTGCACAGCAGCAGATGGGCGGCGGCTACGGCGAGCAGCCGTTGTACCCCGAGCCCTCGCCGCCGTCCCTGGCCGACGCGGTACGGGCCTTCACGACCGGTTCGCTGTCCGCGGAGGACTTCCAGCAGATCTTCGCCACGGCGAAGGTCTACTGCCCGCGCGGTGACAATCCCGGCTTCCTGGCCCTCCACAACACCCAGCAGCCGGTGATCCCCATGTTCACCACGCTCAAGGAGCTCCGGAGCTACGCGGGCAAGGAGTCCAAGTACTTCGTGATCACCGGCGCCGAGGTGATCGATCTGCTGCCCACCGGCTACGGCTTCGTCCTCGACATGGAGGGTGACCACCGCATGGTCTTCGACGCCAAGGCGGTGGAGCAGATGGTGGACTTCGCCATGCGCCGCATGTACGGCTAG
- a CDS encoding LURP-one-related/scramblase family protein — protein MRLLVRERLFGVGDDYWIEDADGRKLFLVDGKAMRLRDTFELKDASGRVLVEIRQKLISLRDTMIIERDGEELAKVKRKRLSLLRNHYRVALVEGTELDVSGKILDREFAIDYDGELLAQISRRWLTVRDTYGVDIVREDADVPLLLAVAVCVIVLADKEHDKEHGED, from the coding sequence ATGAGACTTCTCGTGCGTGAGCGGCTGTTCGGCGTCGGCGACGACTACTGGATCGAGGACGCGGACGGGCGGAAACTCTTCCTCGTCGACGGCAAGGCCATGCGGCTCCGTGACACCTTCGAGCTGAAGGACGCGAGCGGCCGTGTACTGGTGGAGATCCGGCAGAAGCTGATCAGCCTGCGCGACACGATGATCATCGAGCGGGACGGCGAGGAGCTCGCCAAGGTCAAGCGGAAGCGGCTCTCGCTGCTGCGCAACCACTACCGGGTGGCCCTCGTGGAGGGCACCGAGCTGGACGTCAGCGGCAAGATCCTGGACCGCGAGTTCGCCATCGACTACGACGGTGAGCTGCTCGCCCAGATCTCCCGGCGCTGGCTGACCGTCCGCGACACCTACGGCGTCGACATCGTGCGGGAGGACGCCGATGTGCCCCTGCTCCTCGCGGTGGCGGTGTGCGTGATCGTCCTCGCGGACAAGGAGCACGACAAGGAACACGGTGAGGACTGA
- a CDS encoding carbon-nitrogen family hydrolase, which yields MHASLIQIAVNPDESVNSRRERVASLVAAQRGADLVVLPELWPVGAFAYTAFADEAEPLLGPTHDGMAKAAAEAGVWLHAGSFVERAEDGTLYNTSLVFSPEGERAAAYRKIHRFGFDKGEAVMMGAGEELVTVALPETVLGLATCYDLRFPEQFRGLVDAGAETMVVPAGWPERRRSHWTLLAQARAVENQAYVLAVGTAGTHAGVEQAGHSIVVDPWGEVLAEAGAAEEVLTVEFDPAKAAATREQFPALKDRRLGLAPRRLA from the coding sequence GTGCACGCCTCCCTCATCCAGATCGCAGTAAACCCGGATGAATCGGTCAATTCCCGTAGAGAGCGCGTGGCTTCGCTGGTCGCGGCCCAGCGGGGGGCGGACCTGGTCGTCCTCCCCGAGCTCTGGCCGGTGGGCGCCTTCGCCTACACCGCCTTCGCCGACGAGGCCGAACCGCTGCTCGGACCTACGCACGACGGCATGGCGAAGGCGGCGGCCGAGGCGGGCGTCTGGCTGCACGCCGGGTCCTTCGTCGAGCGGGCCGAGGACGGCACCCTCTACAACACCTCGCTGGTGTTCTCTCCCGAGGGCGAGCGGGCCGCCGCGTACCGCAAGATCCACCGCTTCGGCTTCGACAAGGGCGAGGCCGTCATGATGGGAGCAGGTGAGGAGCTCGTCACGGTGGCACTGCCGGAGACCGTCCTCGGCCTCGCCACCTGCTACGACCTGCGCTTCCCCGAGCAGTTCCGCGGGCTCGTCGACGCGGGGGCCGAAACCATGGTCGTCCCGGCCGGCTGGCCGGAGCGCCGGCGCTCCCATTGGACGCTGCTGGCGCAGGCACGCGCCGTCGAGAACCAGGCGTACGTCCTGGCGGTCGGGACGGCCGGTACGCACGCGGGGGTCGAACAGGCGGGCCACAGCATCGTCGTCGACCCCTGGGGCGAGGTGCTCGCCGAGGCCGGGGCGGCCGAGGAGGTCCTCACCGTGGAGTTCGACCCGGCGAAGGCAGCCGCCACCCGTGAGCAGTTCCCTGCCCTCAAGGACCGCCGCCTGGGCCTCGCCCCGCGACGTCTGGCCTGA
- a CDS encoding acyl-CoA dehydrogenase, protein MGHYKSNLRDIEFNLFEVLGRDKLYGTGPFAEMDVDTAKSILDEVTRLAENELADSYADADRNPPVFDPATNTAPVPASFKKSYQAFMDSEYWRLGLPEEIGGTTSPRSLIWGYAELLLGSNPAVWMYSSGPAFAGILFDEGNEAQKKVAEIAVEKQWGSTMVLTEPDAGSDVGAGRTKAVEQEDGSWHIEGVKRFITSGEHDMSENILHYVLARPEGAGPGTKGLSLFLVPKFHFDWTTGELGARNGVYATNVEHKMGLKASNTCEMTFGDQHPAKGWLIGDKHDGIRQMFRIIEFARMMVGTKAIAALSAGYLNALEYAKERVQGTDLSQFMDKTAPKVTITHHPDVRRSLMTQKAYAEGMRSLVLYTASVQDAIQVKEAAGEDSKALNGLNDLLLPIVKGYGSEKSYEQLAQSLQTFGGSGYLQEYPVEQYIRDAKIDTLYEGTTAIQGQDFFFRKIVRDQGASLNALSEEIKKFLAGAQGNEELSGSLDNLAKAAVDLEAIVGTMITDLTATGEDVKNIYKVGLNTTRLLMASGDVVVGYLLLKGAVVASEKLRNASAKDAAFYQGKIAAAKFFAANVLPGVSGERALAEAVDNSLMELDEAAF, encoded by the coding sequence ATGGGGCACTACAAGTCGAATCTCCGCGACATCGAGTTCAACCTCTTCGAGGTCCTCGGGCGCGACAAGCTGTACGGCACCGGTCCGTTCGCGGAGATGGACGTCGACACCGCGAAGAGCATCCTCGACGAGGTCACCCGCCTCGCGGAGAACGAGCTCGCCGACTCGTACGCCGACGCCGACCGCAACCCGCCGGTCTTCGACCCCGCGACGAACACGGCGCCCGTCCCGGCCTCCTTCAAGAAGTCCTACCAGGCCTTCATGGACTCCGAGTACTGGCGTCTCGGCCTGCCCGAGGAGATCGGCGGCACGACCTCCCCGCGCTCCCTGATCTGGGGTTACGCGGAGCTCCTGCTCGGCTCCAACCCGGCGGTCTGGATGTACTCCTCCGGCCCCGCGTTCGCCGGCATCCTCTTCGACGAGGGCAACGAGGCGCAGAAGAAGGTCGCCGAGATCGCCGTCGAGAAGCAGTGGGGCTCGACGATGGTGCTGACCGAGCCCGACGCGGGTTCGGACGTAGGCGCCGGCCGTACGAAGGCCGTCGAGCAGGAGGACGGCTCCTGGCACATCGAGGGTGTGAAGCGCTTCATCACCTCGGGCGAGCACGACATGTCCGAGAACATCCTCCACTACGTCCTGGCACGCCCCGAGGGCGCCGGCCCGGGCACCAAGGGGCTCTCCCTCTTCCTGGTCCCGAAGTTCCACTTCGACTGGACCACCGGCGAGCTCGGTGCGCGCAACGGCGTGTACGCGACGAACGTCGAGCACAAGATGGGCCTCAAGGCGTCGAACACCTGCGAGATGACCTTCGGCGACCAGCACCCCGCCAAGGGCTGGCTCATCGGTGACAAGCACGACGGCATCCGCCAGATGTTCCGCATCATCGAGTTCGCCCGCATGATGGTCGGCACGAAGGCCATCGCGGCCCTGTCCGCGGGTTACCTCAACGCGCTCGAGTACGCCAAGGAGCGCGTCCAGGGCACCGACCTGTCGCAGTTCATGGACAAGACGGCCCCCAAGGTCACCATCACGCACCACCCCGACGTGCGCCGCTCCCTCATGACGCAGAAGGCTTACGCCGAGGGCATGCGCTCCCTGGTGCTGTACACCGCGTCCGTCCAGGACGCGATCCAGGTGAAGGAAGCCGCGGGCGAGGACTCCAAGGCGCTCAACGGCCTCAACGACCTGCTGCTCCCGATCGTGAAGGGCTACGGCTCCGAGAAGTCCTACGAGCAGCTCGCACAGTCGCTCCAGACGTTCGGCGGCTCCGGGTACCTCCAGGAGTACCCGGTCGAGCAGTACATCCGTGACGCCAAGATCGACACCCTGTACGAGGGCACGACGGCGATCCAGGGCCAGGACTTCTTCTTCCGGAAGATCGTCCGCGACCAGGGCGCCTCGCTGAACGCCCTCTCCGAGGAGATCAAGAAGTTCCTCGCGGGTGCCCAGGGCAACGAGGAGCTGTCCGGTTCGCTGGACAACCTCGCCAAGGCCGCGGTGGACCTGGAGGCGATCGTCGGCACGATGATCACCGACCTCACCGCGACCGGTGAGGACGTCAAGAACATCTACAAGGTGGGCCTCAACACCACCCGCCTCCTGATGGCCTCCGGCGACGTCGTCGTCGGCTACCTGCTGCTCAAGGGCGCGGTCGTGGCCTCCGAGAAGCTGCGCAACGCCTCCGCCAAGGACGCCGCCTTCTACCAGGGCAAGATCGCCGCGGCGAAGTTCTTCGCCGCGAACGTCCTGCCCGGCGTCTCCGGCGAGCGGGCACTGGCCGAGGCCGTCGACAACTCGCTGATGGAGCTGGACGAGGCCGCGTTCTAG
- a CDS encoding AI-2E family transporter — protein MPNRKPLLPDVARRTAAWCGVLLLVAGVAAVAVWLVVVLKTAVTPVLLALLGTALLGPVHRWLTAHKVNRSVAAGLTCAALVAVGGGAGYIVVTALVDTGDQIVASLKDTAQWVIDHFDIEGVADVDDLADNAKNLIGKFGASAAGGLLTGISVIGSLVTTAVLALLLTFFFLRDSDRAVRLAHTIAPRGTGDLVEAMGRRAFEAVEGFMRGTTFIALIDALCITVGLLILRVPGAVGLGALVFVGAYIPYLGAFISGAVAVLVALADRGIVIAFWALGVVLAVQVLEGHVLQPVIQSRTVQMHPAMIMIALTAGASVAGLLGMLLAVPLCAAAFGVIGELRKGYEAAGGGSAVPDGS, from the coding sequence GTGCCTAACCGCAAGCCACTCCTGCCCGATGTCGCGCGGCGGACGGCCGCCTGGTGCGGCGTCCTGCTCCTGGTCGCCGGCGTCGCGGCCGTGGCCGTCTGGCTGGTGGTGGTGCTCAAGACCGCGGTCACCCCGGTCCTGCTGGCGTTGCTCGGCACGGCGCTGCTCGGCCCCGTCCACCGCTGGCTGACCGCGCACAAGGTGAACAGATCGGTCGCGGCCGGACTCACCTGCGCCGCGCTCGTCGCGGTGGGCGGTGGCGCCGGATACATCGTCGTGACCGCCCTCGTGGACACCGGCGACCAGATCGTGGCCTCGCTGAAGGACACCGCGCAGTGGGTCATCGACCACTTCGACATCGAGGGTGTCGCCGATGTGGACGACCTGGCGGACAACGCCAAGAACCTCATCGGGAAGTTCGGGGCGAGCGCGGCGGGCGGACTGCTCACGGGGATCAGCGTCATCGGTTCGCTCGTGACCACCGCGGTCCTCGCCCTGCTGCTGACGTTCTTCTTCCTGCGCGACTCCGACCGTGCGGTCCGCCTGGCCCACACGATCGCCCCGCGCGGGACCGGCGACCTGGTGGAGGCCATGGGGCGCAGGGCCTTCGAAGCCGTCGAGGGGTTCATGCGCGGCACCACCTTCATCGCCCTGATCGACGCCCTGTGCATCACGGTGGGCCTGCTGATCCTGCGGGTGCCGGGGGCGGTGGGACTGGGGGCGCTGGTCTTCGTCGGCGCCTACATCCCGTATCTCGGGGCATTCATCTCCGGTGCCGTCGCCGTGCTCGTCGCGCTCGCGGACCGGGGCATCGTGATCGCGTTCTGGGCACTGGGAGTGGTGCTCGCCGTGCAGGTGCTGGAGGGGCACGTGCTCCAGCCCGTCATCCAGAGCCGCACGGTCCAGATGCACCCCGCCATGATCATGATCGCCCTCACCGCGGGCGCCAGTGTCGCGGGGCTGCTGGGCATGCTGCTGGCTGTGCCGCTGTGCGCGGCGGCGTTCGGGGTGATCGGCGAGCTGCGCAAGGGCTACGAGGCCGCTGGCGGGGGAAGCGCGGTGCCCGACGGATCATGA
- a CDS encoding maleylpyruvate isomerase family mycothiol-dependent enzyme, whose product MTVHPSLQTYADAWTHSVEAIAELVKPLPEGEWNRRTPCPGWSVRDIVSHVIGMECEQLGDPRPIHTLPRDLYHVQNDIQRYMEMQVDVRRHHTAPEMTSELEYTLIRRMRQLRNESRAPETMVRAPLGAEQTLELALRMRAFDVWVHEQDLRTTLGQPGNLDSPGALIVRDTLLIGLAKVVAKDAGAPANSAVVFDVHGPLEFLRTVRVDGEGRGSVDGAPSLGPAATLAMDWETYYRLACGRVRAQAVEDRIKVEGDQDLGAEILRHFALTP is encoded by the coding sequence GTGACCGTCCATCCCAGCCTCCAGACCTATGCCGATGCCTGGACCCACTCCGTCGAGGCGATAGCCGAGCTGGTCAAGCCACTCCCCGAGGGGGAGTGGAACCGCCGGACGCCCTGCCCGGGCTGGTCGGTGCGCGACATCGTCTCGCACGTCATCGGCATGGAGTGCGAGCAGCTCGGCGATCCCCGTCCCATCCACACGCTGCCACGCGACCTGTACCACGTGCAGAACGACATCCAGCGCTACATGGAGATGCAGGTCGACGTACGGCGCCACCACACGGCGCCGGAGATGACCTCGGAGCTGGAGTACACGCTCATCCGGCGCATGCGTCAGCTGCGCAACGAGTCGCGCGCTCCCGAGACCATGGTGCGGGCCCCCCTCGGTGCCGAGCAGACCCTGGAACTGGCGCTGCGCATGCGGGCCTTCGACGTATGGGTGCACGAGCAGGATCTGCGTACGACGCTGGGGCAGCCCGGCAATCTGGATTCCCCGGGCGCCCTGATCGTCCGGGACACGCTGCTGATCGGGCTGGCGAAGGTCGTCGCCAAGGACGCGGGCGCGCCCGCCAATTCGGCCGTGGTCTTCGATGTGCACGGCCCGCTGGAGTTCCTGCGCACGGTGAGGGTCGACGGCGAGGGCCGCGGTTCGGTCGACGGAGCGCCGTCGCTGGGCCCTGCGGCCACCCTCGCGATGGACTGGGAGACGTACTACCGGCTGGCCTGCGGCCGGGTGCGGGCGCAGGCGGTGGAGGACCGGATCAAGGTCGAGGGCGACCAGGACCTGGGCGCCGAGATCCTGCGCCACTTCGCCCTGACTCCGTAG
- a CDS encoding pirin family protein: MPAVTVENPLTLPKVAAQADAVSRPVLTVTTAPSGFEGEGFPVRRAFAGINYRHLDPFIMMDQMGEVEYAAGEPKGTPWHPHRGFETVTYIIDGSFIHQDSHGGGGSIENGDTQWMTAGSGLLHIETPPEALVMSGGLFHGLQLWVNLPKADKMMAPRYQDIRGGQVQLLASPDGGALLRVIAGELDGHEGPGITHTPITMVHATVRPGAEVTLPWREEFNGLAYVLAGRGSVGAERRPVHTGQTAVFGKGSSLTVRADESQDGNTPDLEVVLLGGRPIREPMAHYGPFVMNTQDELKQAFEDFQAGRLGKVPAVHGM, encoded by the coding sequence ATGCCCGCAGTGACCGTCGAAAACCCGTTGACCCTGCCGAAGGTCGCGGCCCAGGCCGACGCCGTGTCCCGTCCCGTGCTGACCGTCACCACCGCGCCGAGCGGTTTCGAAGGCGAGGGGTTCCCGGTGCGGCGCGCCTTCGCCGGGATCAACTACCGGCACCTCGACCCGTTCATCATGATGGACCAGATGGGTGAGGTGGAGTACGCCGCAGGTGAGCCGAAGGGGACTCCCTGGCACCCGCACCGCGGCTTCGAGACCGTCACGTACATCATCGACGGGAGCTTCATCCACCAGGACAGCCACGGTGGCGGAGGCTCCATCGAGAACGGCGACACCCAGTGGATGACCGCGGGCAGCGGCCTCCTGCACATCGAGACGCCGCCTGAGGCCCTCGTCATGTCCGGTGGCCTCTTCCACGGCCTCCAGCTCTGGGTGAACCTGCCCAAGGCCGACAAGATGATGGCGCCCCGCTACCAGGACATCCGCGGTGGCCAGGTCCAGCTCCTCGCCTCCCCGGACGGTGGCGCGCTGCTCCGCGTCATCGCCGGTGAACTCGACGGTCACGAGGGCCCGGGCATCACGCACACCCCGATCACCATGGTCCACGCGACGGTCCGGCCGGGTGCCGAGGTGACGCTGCCCTGGCGTGAGGAGTTCAACGGCCTCGCGTACGTCCTCGCCGGGCGCGGCAGCGTCGGCGCGGAGCGCCGTCCCGTCCACACCGGGCAGACCGCGGTCTTCGGCAAGGGGTCCTCGCTGACCGTCCGCGCCGACGAGTCGCAGGACGGCAACACGCCGGACCTGGAGGTCGTGCTGCTCGGCGGGCGTCCGATCCGTGAGCCCATGGCGCATTACGGGCCGTTCGTGATGAACACCCAGGACGAGCTCAAGCAGGCCTTCGAGGACTTCCAGGCCGGCCGGCTCGGCAAGGTCCCGGCCGTGCACGGCATGTGA
- a CDS encoding M18 family aminopeptidase, with protein MSSPLRFDRGHTDDLMAFLMASPSPYHAVATAAARLEKAGFRQVEETDAWDGSTGGKYVLRGGAIIAWYVPEGAGPHTPFRIVGAHTDSPNLRVKPLPDTGAYGWRQIAVEIYGGTLLNTWLDRDLGLAGRLSLRDGTHRLVDIDRPLLRVPQLAVHLDRSANPDGLKLDRQKHMQPIWGLGEVEEGDLIRFVAEEAGVDPAEVTGWDLMPHPVEPPAYLGRDRELLAGPRMDNLLSVHAATAALAAVAGRPDDQLPYIPVLAAFDHEENGSQSDTGADGPLLGTVMERSVFARGGSYEDRARAFAGTVCLSSDTGHAVHPNYAERHDPTHHPVANGGPILKVNVNMRYATDGGGRAVFAAACEKAGVPWQTFVSNNAMPCGTTIGPITAARHGIRTVDIGVAILSMHSARELCGADDPYLLANALAAFLAG; from the coding sequence ATGAGCTCTCCCCTCCGCTTCGACCGCGGGCACACCGACGATCTGATGGCCTTCCTGATGGCCTCCCCCTCCCCGTACCACGCCGTGGCCACGGCGGCCGCGCGGCTGGAGAAGGCCGGATTCCGGCAGGTCGAGGAGACGGACGCGTGGGACGGCTCCACCGGCGGGAAGTACGTCCTGCGGGGCGGCGCGATCATTGCCTGGTACGTGCCGGAGGGCGCCGGCCCCCACACCCCGTTCCGGATCGTGGGGGCCCACACCGACTCCCCGAACCTGCGGGTCAAGCCGCTGCCCGACACGGGGGCGTACGGCTGGCGCCAGATCGCCGTGGAGATCTACGGCGGGACGCTCCTGAACACCTGGCTCGACCGGGATCTCGGTCTGGCCGGCCGCCTCTCGCTGCGCGACGGCACGCACCGGCTGGTCGACATCGACCGGCCCCTGCTGCGCGTCCCCCAGCTGGCCGTGCACCTGGACCGGTCCGCCAACCCCGACGGCCTCAAGCTCGACCGCCAGAAGCACATGCAGCCGATCTGGGGACTCGGTGAGGTCGAGGAGGGTGACCTCATCCGCTTCGTCGCGGAGGAGGCGGGCGTCGATCCCGCCGAGGTCACCGGCTGGGACCTCATGCCGCACCCCGTCGAGCCGCCCGCCTACCTCGGCCGGGACCGTGAGCTGCTCGCCGGGCCGCGCATGGACAACCTGCTCTCGGTGCACGCCGCCACGGCCGCGCTGGCCGCCGTGGCCGGCCGGCCGGACGACCAGCTCCCGTACATCCCCGTGCTGGCCGCCTTCGACCACGAGGAGAACGGCTCCCAGTCCGACACGGGCGCGGACGGCCCGCTGCTCGGCACCGTGATGGAGCGCTCCGTGTTCGCCCGCGGCGGTTCGTACGAGGACCGCGCCCGGGCCTTCGCCGGGACCGTGTGCCTCTCGTCGGACACCGGCCACGCCGTCCACCCCAACTACGCCGAGCGGCACGACCCGACGCACCACCCGGTGGCCAACGGCGGGCCGATCCTCAAGGTCAACGTCAACATGCGCTACGCCACCGACGGCGGCGGCCGGGCCGTGTTCGCCGCGGCCTGCGAGAAGGCGGGCGTGCCGTGGCAGACGTTCGTCTCCAACAACGCGATGCCGTGCGGCACGACGATCGGCCCGATCACCGCGGCCCGGCACGGCATCCGGACGGTCGACATCGGTGTGGCGATCCTGTCGATGCACAGCGCGCGCGAACTCTGCGGTGCCGACGACCCGTATCTGCTGGCCAACGCACTCGCGGCGTTCCTCGCGGGCTGA